A single genomic interval of Pyruvatibacter sp. HU-CL02332 harbors:
- a CDS encoding TerB family tellurite resistance protein: MSETNPKTALHAICGAYLMVAYSDGQFAPVEEGRLMSELAADEAFKRFEQAALTAEMAELVKAFPDDYEATALDVLVSIASIKDHDVERRAVKHAARVAVIADQAISPQEEHALDRIAMALGLEKGAL; this comes from the coding sequence ATGAGTGAGACAAACCCAAAGACAGCCCTGCACGCCATCTGCGGTGCCTATCTGATGGTCGCCTACTCAGATGGCCAGTTTGCGCCGGTGGAAGAAGGCCGTTTGATGAGCGAGCTGGCGGCCGACGAGGCGTTCAAACGATTTGAGCAGGCCGCGCTTACGGCTGAGATGGCAGAACTAGTAAAGGCCTTCCCCGACGATTATGAAGCGACGGCGCTGGATGTACTGGTATCGATTGCATCCATCAAGGACCACGACGTGGAAAGACGGGCTGTGAAGCATGCAGCGAGGGTAGCTGTGATTGCGGATCAGGCGATCTCGCCGCAGGAAGAACACGCACTGGATCGGATTGCGATGGCGCTTGGGCTGGAAAAAGGCGCGCTTTAG
- a CDS encoding DUF4188 domain-containing protein, with protein MTTVIPGRFAAKMDEPFAVFIIGMRINKLWAVHKWLPVAKAMPRMLNELGADPELGMLHVEPIRYRRGFATIQYWKSFEHLEHYATKVATHTEAWREFNRAIGEDGSVGIWHETYVVQPNAFEAVYGNMPRFGLGAAGDHIKADGAYNKARGRMSA; from the coding sequence ATGACCACAGTCATTCCCGGACGCTTTGCGGCGAAGATGGATGAACCGTTCGCGGTCTTTATCATCGGTATGCGGATCAACAAGCTGTGGGCTGTGCACAAATGGCTGCCCGTGGCCAAGGCCATGCCGCGCATGCTCAACGAGCTTGGGGCTGATCCCGAGCTTGGCATGCTGCATGTGGAACCGATCAGGTATCGCCGCGGCTTTGCAACGATCCAGTACTGGAAGAGTTTTGAACATCTGGAGCACTATGCCACCAAGGTGGCGACGCATACGGAGGCGTGGCGGGAGTTCAACCGGGCGATTGGTGAAGACGGGTCTGTCGGCATCTGGCATGAAACCTATGTGGTTCAGCCCAATGCCTTTGAAGCCGTCTACGGCAACATGCCGCGCTTTGGCCTCGGTGCTGCAGGCGATCACATCAAGGCCGACGGGGCCTACAACAAGGCGCGGGGACGCATGAGTGCATGA
- the rsgA gene encoding ribosome small subunit-dependent GTPase A, producing MTTRISTPISNLADLGWTNFFLSQLDADDLATLAPARVMSVHRTKMDVVGCGPDLVPFEKTIMPFSEPEDPDDGSPGRTATVGDWVLLDPETGQAQRLLDRTSVFKRKVAGHERKEQLIAANVDTLFVVTSCNQDFNVARLERYLALSQDAGVTPVIILTKADLTDDPHDYEQQAMGLMPGIVVETLDARDPDQIASLLPWCTTGQTVAFVGSSGVGKSTLINTLTGQDAIETAGIREDDAKGRHTTTSRQFHRLASGAWLLDTPGMRELQLTDVQDGIDAVFADVVALAQACRFSDCQHETEPGCAVTAAIDAGTLDPKRLQRWRKLALEDQHNTQTIAERRSREKSFKKMVKRTVAQKKRQRDD from the coding sequence ATGACAACGCGAATTTCAACCCCAATTTCCAACCTGGCCGATCTCGGCTGGACCAATTTCTTTCTTTCTCAACTCGATGCCGATGATCTGGCAACCCTGGCGCCTGCCCGCGTCATGTCCGTGCACCGCACCAAGATGGACGTCGTGGGATGTGGCCCGGACCTTGTGCCGTTTGAAAAAACCATCATGCCCTTCAGCGAACCCGAGGACCCCGACGACGGGTCGCCGGGGCGCACCGCCACCGTTGGCGACTGGGTGCTGCTTGATCCCGAAACCGGACAGGCGCAACGGCTGCTGGACAGAACAAGCGTGTTCAAGCGCAAGGTGGCCGGCCATGAGCGTAAAGAGCAGCTCATCGCGGCCAATGTGGACACCCTCTTTGTGGTCACATCCTGCAATCAGGATTTCAATGTGGCGCGGCTGGAGCGATATCTGGCGCTCTCACAGGATGCGGGCGTAACGCCGGTCATCATCCTCACCAAGGCGGACCTCACCGACGACCCGCACGACTATGAACAGCAGGCCATGGGACTGATGCCGGGCATCGTGGTCGAAACCCTGGATGCCCGCGACCCCGACCAGATCGCCAGCCTGCTGCCCTGGTGCACAACAGGTCAGACGGTGGCCTTTGTCGGGTCATCGGGTGTCGGCAAATCGACCCTGATCAACACCCTGACCGGTCAGGACGCGATTGAGACCGCAGGCATTCGCGAGGATGACGCCAAGGGACGCCACACCACCACCAGTCGACAGTTTCATCGCCTGGCGTCCGGCGCGTGGCTGCTGGATACTCCGGGCATGCGCGAGTTGCAGCTCACCGATGTGCAGGACGGCATCGACGCGGTGTTTGCAGATGTGGTGGCACTGGCGCAGGCCTGTCGCTTCAGTGACTGCCAGCACGAAACCGAACCCGGCTGCGCGGTCACGGCAGCCATCGACGCAGGCACCCTCGACCCCAAGCGCCTGCAGCGCTGGCGCAAGCTGGCCCTGGAAGACCAGCACAACACGCAAACAATTGCCGAACGCCGCTCCCGCGAAAAATCATTCAAGAAAATGGTCAAACGCACCGTGGCGCAGAAGAAGCGACAGCGCGACGACTGA
- the leuD gene encoding 3-isopropylmalate dehydratase small subunit, with protein MDKFNKLSGVAAPMPITNVDTDMIIPKQFLKTIKRTGLGVNLFDEMRYKDDGSEVEDFVLNQPAYRDAKILVAGDNFGCGSSREHAPWALMDFGIRCIISTSFADIFYNNCFQNGILPIVLPKADVDKLMDDAERGSNAVVSIDLEAQEIKGPDGGTIKFEIDAFRKHCMLNGLDAIGLTMQQADAIDGFEGKDKAARSWV; from the coding sequence ATGGATAAATTCAACAAACTCTCAGGCGTTGCGGCGCCGATGCCGATCACGAATGTTGATACGGACATGATCATTCCCAAGCAGTTCCTCAAGACGATCAAGCGGACGGGGCTTGGGGTCAATCTGTTTGACGAGATGCGCTACAAGGATGATGGCTCTGAAGTTGAAGACTTCGTGCTCAACCAGCCGGCCTATCGGGATGCCAAGATTCTGGTGGCGGGCGACAACTTTGGCTGCGGCTCGTCGCGCGAGCATGCGCCGTGGGCGCTGATGGATTTTGGCATTCGCTGCATCATCTCCACGTCGTTCGCGGACATTTTCTACAACAACTGTTTCCAGAACGGCATTCTGCCCATCGTCCTGCCCAAGGCGGATGTGGACAAGCTGATGGATGACGCGGAGCGCGGCTCCAACGCCGTTGTATCCATTGATCTGGAAGCCCAGGAAATCAAAGGCCCGGACGGCGGCACGATCAAATTCGAGATCGATGCGTTCCGCAAGCACTGCATGCTGAACGGCCTTGATGCCATCGGCCTGACCATGCAGCAGGCCGATGCCATTGACGGCTTTGAAGGCAAGGACAAGGCAGCGCGTAGCTGGGTCTAG
- the leuC gene encoding 3-isopropylmalate dehydratase large subunit yields the protein MSGPRTMYDKIWDDHIVETREDGTGLLYIDRHLVHEVTSPQAFEGLRMTDRKVRRPEKTLAVADHNIPTSDRSKGIADEESRIQVETLEANCKEFGVEYLATDDIRQGIVHIVGPEQGFTLPGTTIVCGDSHTSTHGAFGALAHGIGTSEVEHVLATQTLIQKKAKNFRVNVEGTLPEHLTAKDIILAIIGEIGTAGGTGYVIEFAGPAIRALSMEGRMTVCNMTIEGGARAGLIAPDEKTIEYFKGRPRAPKGDAWEAAEAYWRSLPSDDGAKFDRELTLDVNNLSPIVTWGTSPQDVVAITGTTPDPAKIEDADKARSVERALDYMGLKPNTKMTDVAIDTVFIGSCTNGRIEDLRAVAEVAKGKKVKDGIRTLVVPGSGLVKEQAEAEGIDKVLIEAGFDWREPGCSMCLAMNADKLAPGERSASTSNRNFEGRQGRGGRTHLVSPAMAAAAAIAGHFVDVRDVK from the coding sequence ATGTCCGGCCCGCGCACGATGTACGACAAGATCTGGGATGATCACATTGTTGAAACCCGCGAAGACGGTACGGGCCTGCTTTATATTGACCGGCATCTTGTTCACGAAGTGACCAGCCCGCAGGCCTTTGAAGGTCTGCGCATGACGGACCGCAAAGTGCGCCGTCCTGAAAAGACACTGGCTGTGGCGGACCACAACATTCCAACGTCCGACCGTTCCAAGGGCATTGCGGATGAAGAAAGCCGCATTCAGGTCGAGACCCTCGAAGCCAACTGCAAGGAGTTTGGTGTCGAGTATCTGGCGACGGACGATATCCGCCAGGGCATCGTGCACATCGTTGGGCCGGAGCAGGGCTTTACGCTGCCGGGCACGACCATTGTGTGCGGCGACAGCCATACATCCACGCATGGCGCTTTCGGCGCGCTGGCGCATGGCATCGGCACGTCCGAGGTTGAGCATGTGCTCGCCACGCAGACGCTGATCCAGAAGAAAGCGAAGAACTTCCGCGTCAATGTGGAAGGCACGCTGCCGGAACATCTCACCGCCAAGGACATCATCCTGGCGATCATCGGTGAGATTGGTACGGCGGGCGGCACGGGCTATGTGATCGAGTTTGCGGGTCCTGCGATCCGCGCGCTCTCCATGGAAGGCCGCATGACCGTCTGCAATATGACGATTGAAGGCGGCGCCCGCGCCGGCCTTATCGCGCCGGACGAAAAGACCATTGAATATTTCAAGGGCCGCCCGCGTGCGCCGAAGGGTGACGCATGGGAGGCGGCGGAAGCCTACTGGCGCTCGCTGCCATCTGATGACGGCGCCAAGTTCGATCGCGAGCTGACGCTGGACGTCAACAATCTGTCGCCGATCGTCACCTGGGGCACGAGCCCGCAGGACGTGGTGGCGATCACCGGCACGACACCGGACCCCGCCAAGATTGAAGACGCGGACAAGGCCCGCTCCGTTGAGCGCGCGCTGGACTATATGGGGCTCAAGCCCAACACCAAGATGACCGACGTCGCCATCGACACGGTGTTCATCGGCTCGTGCACCAATGGCCGCATCGAAGATCTGCGCGCTGTGGCGGAAGTCGCCAAGGGCAAGAAGGTCAAGGACGGCATTCGCACGCTGGTTGTGCCGGGCTCGGGCCTTGTGAAAGAGCAGGCGGAAGCTGAAGGCATCGACAAGGTACTGATCGAAGCAGGCTTTGACTGGCGCGAGCCGGGCTGCTCCATGTGCCTCGCCATGAATGCGGACAAGCTGGCCCCGGGCGAACGCTCCGCGTCAACGTCCAACCGTAACTTCGAAGGCCGTCAGGGCCGCGGTGGACGCACACATCTGGTATCGCCAGCGATGGCCGCTGCAGCAGCTATCGCCGGGCACTTCGTTGATGTTCGCGACGTAAAGTAA
- the rplS gene encoding 50S ribosomal protein L19: protein MNIIETINAEQAAKLGETKKVPDFRPGDTVRVNVKVVEGSRERIQAYEGVCIARSGDGLNQNFTVRKISYNEGVERVFPIYSPLIDSIELVRTGKVRRAKLYYLRGRRGKSARIAERVDHKNGPKGKKKKA from the coding sequence ATGAATATCATTGAGACAATCAACGCCGAACAGGCTGCGAAACTGGGCGAAACCAAGAAAGTTCCTGACTTTCGTCCCGGCGACACCGTGCGCGTCAACGTAAAGGTTGTGGAAGGCTCACGTGAGCGTATCCAGGCCTATGAAGGTGTGTGCATTGCACGCTCAGGCGATGGCCTGAACCAGAACTTCACGGTACGGAAGATTTCGTACAATGAAGGTGTGGAGCGTGTGTTCCCAATCTACTCCCCGCTGATCGACTCAATCGAGCTGGTCCGCACCGGTAAGGTCCGTCGCGCCAAGCTTTACTATCTGCGCGGGCGTCGCGGTAAATCTGCACGTATCGCAGAACGCGTGGACCACAAGAACGGTCCCAAGGGCAAAAAGAAGAAAGCGTAA
- the trmD gene encoding tRNA (guanosine(37)-N1)-methyltransferase TrmD — translation MTDAPLSSVWTATVLTLYPDMFPGPLGLSLAGRALEEGKWALETRNIRDHAADRHRTVDDTPAGGGPGMVMRADVMAAAIDASADQPNEPQRPLVYLTPRGVPLTQGLVREIAAGPGARFVCGRFEGVDERVFATRPGLEVSLGDFVLSGGEAAALTMIDACVRLLPGVMGAEASGDDESFENGLLEYPHYTRPQEFDGMEIPAVLTSGHHEKVREWRLHEAERITKERRPDLWAAYATKDAGAPLR, via the coding sequence ATGACTGATGCTCCGCTTTCTTCGGTCTGGACCGCCACCGTTTTGACGCTGTACCCGGACATGTTTCCGGGGCCTTTGGGGCTGAGCCTTGCGGGCCGGGCGCTGGAAGAGGGCAAGTGGGCGCTTGAGACGCGGAACATCCGTGACCATGCCGCCGACAGGCACCGCACGGTGGACGACACGCCGGCGGGCGGTGGTCCGGGCATGGTGATGCGGGCGGATGTGATGGCGGCAGCCATTGATGCGTCTGCCGATCAACCCAATGAGCCTCAGCGGCCGTTGGTGTATCTGACGCCGCGCGGCGTGCCGCTGACCCAGGGTCTTGTCCGCGAGATAGCGGCGGGGCCGGGCGCACGGTTTGTGTGCGGACGGTTTGAGGGTGTGGACGAACGGGTGTTTGCCACGCGGCCGGGGCTGGAAGTGAGCCTTGGGGATTTTGTTCTGTCAGGCGGTGAAGCTGCTGCCCTGACCATGATTGATGCCTGCGTCCGGTTGCTGCCGGGCGTCATGGGGGCGGAAGCCTCGGGCGACGATGAGAGTTTTGAGAACGGACTTCTGGAGTACCCGCACTACACGCGGCCCCAGGAGTTTGACGGCATGGAGATACCGGCGGTTCTGACCTCCGGCCACCATGAAAAAGTGCGTGAGTGGCGGCTGCATGAAGCCGAGCGCATTACGAAGGAACGGCGGCCTGACTTGTGGGCGGCCTATGCGACGAAAGATGCGGGAGCGCCGTTAAGGTAA
- the rimM gene encoding ribosome maturation factor RimM (Essential for efficient processing of 16S rRNA), whose amino-acid sequence MADGSDDVLLGAVSGAHGVRGDVRLKTFTQDPAAIGDYGPVHTEDGRVFTLKVTKPVKGGMAAKLDGVTDRDQAEALKGTRLYVSREALGEAGADDDGDEAYFHADLVDCILVSEHNEEIGRVTAVHDFGAGDLLDVLRSDAEGAGKTVLVPFTRAVCPEVDIAARRIVCVPPVGLLEDAEPEEGEMSDD is encoded by the coding sequence ATGGCTGATGGCTCTGACGATGTCTTGTTAGGTGCGGTGTCCGGTGCCCATGGGGTGCGGGGCGACGTCCGGCTCAAGACGTTTACGCAGGACCCGGCAGCCATTGGTGACTACGGGCCGGTGCATACGGAAGACGGACGGGTGTTCACCCTGAAAGTCACCAAACCGGTGAAAGGCGGCATGGCCGCAAAGCTTGATGGGGTTACGGACCGCGATCAGGCAGAGGCACTCAAGGGCACGCGGCTCTATGTGTCTCGCGAGGCACTGGGTGAAGCCGGTGCAGACGATGACGGTGACGAGGCTTACTTCCACGCAGACCTTGTGGACTGCATTTTGGTGAGTGAGCACAACGAGGAGATTGGACGGGTGACTGCCGTTCACGATTTTGGCGCGGGCGATCTGCTTGATGTGCTGCGCAGTGATGCGGAAGGCGCGGGTAAAACTGTGCTGGTGCCGTTCACGCGCGCGGTATGTCCGGAAGTTGATATCGCCGCGCGCCGGATCGTGTGTGTGCCGCCGGTCGGTCTCCTCGAAGATGCGGAACCAGAAGAAGGGGAGATGTCAGATGACTGA
- the rpsP gene encoding 30S ribosomal protein S16, with protein MGLKIRLARGGAKKRPFYRIVVADVRSPRDGRFVEKIGTLNPLLAKDDEARLKLDVDRAKYWLGQGALPTDRVSRLLEIEGIGKREARNNPQKALPGKKAQERIEAKRIAEEDAAEAAKAAAEAPAEEAPAEEAPAEEAATEEAAS; from the coding sequence ATGGGATTGAAGATTCGGCTTGCCCGTGGTGGCGCCAAGAAGCGTCCGTTTTATCGCATCGTTGTTGCGGATGTCCGCAGCCCGCGCGATGGCCGCTTTGTTGAAAAGATCGGCACACTGAACCCGCTGCTGGCCAAGGACGACGAAGCGCGTCTGAAGCTCGATGTGGATCGTGCCAAGTACTGGCTTGGCCAGGGTGCCCTGCCGACAGACCGCGTATCGCGTCTGCTGGAGATCGAAGGCATCGGCAAGCGTGAAGCACGCAACAACCCGCAGAAGGCGTTGCCAGGCAAGAAGGCGCAGGAGCGCATCGAAGCCAAGCGTATTGCTGAAGAAGACGCGGCTGAAGCTGCAAAGGCTGCGGCTGAAGCGCCTGCCGAAGAGGCACCTGCTGAAGAAGCTCCGGCTGAAGAAGCAGCAACCGAAGAAGCTGCGTCCTAG
- the ffh gene encoding signal recognition particle protein — translation MFENLQDRLGSIFEGLTKRGALSEKDVSEAMREVRRALLEADVALPVARDFIKKVTERAVGQEVLRSVTPGQQVIKIVHDEMISMLAGDEPASGAEEGSPDDMAGIDLAAVAPVPVMMVGLQGSGKTTSTAKVAIRLRDKAKRKVLMASLDVRRPAAQEQLKVLGEQADIDTLPIVAGQDPVAISKRAMEAGRLGGYDVVMLDTAGRLSVDEALMAEMAEIKSAANPHEILLVADSLTGQDAVNTADLFNKRVGLTGIVLTRADGDGRGGAALSMRAVTGKPIKLLGTGEKLDEMEVFRAERIAGRILGMGDVVSLVEKAAETLDAEKAEKMAAKMKKGQFDLDDLAEQLKQMAKLGGMSGVMAMMPGMGKAKKQMDAAGMDDNVLKRQGAIISSMTKAERRNPKVLNASRKKRVAKGSGTQVQEVNRVLKMHRQMADVFKMMGKKGGKKGLAAMMGALGSGGGGGLPPGVTPPGGLGGPMGGGMPGLGGGLPPGLGGGSGGMPGLGGAPTLPGLGGPKKK, via the coding sequence ATGTTTGAGAACCTTCAGGATCGTCTGGGCTCCATATTTGAGGGCCTGACCAAGCGCGGGGCGCTGTCGGAGAAAGATGTCTCCGAGGCGATGCGTGAGGTGCGCCGGGCGCTGCTTGAAGCGGACGTGGCGCTGCCGGTGGCGCGCGACTTCATCAAGAAGGTGACGGAACGCGCGGTCGGCCAGGAAGTTCTGCGCTCGGTGACGCCGGGCCAGCAGGTCATCAAGATCGTCCATGACGAGATGATTTCGATGTTGGCCGGTGATGAGCCTGCGTCCGGAGCCGAAGAAGGCTCGCCGGACGATATGGCGGGCATCGACCTTGCGGCCGTGGCGCCAGTGCCGGTGATGATGGTGGGGCTTCAGGGCTCCGGTAAGACCACATCGACCGCCAAAGTGGCCATTCGCCTGCGCGACAAGGCCAAACGAAAAGTGCTGATGGCGTCGCTCGACGTGCGCCGTCCCGCGGCTCAGGAACAGCTCAAGGTGCTGGGTGAGCAGGCGGACATTGATACGCTGCCGATCGTGGCCGGGCAGGACCCGGTGGCGATTTCAAAGCGCGCCATGGAAGCGGGCCGTCTTGGCGGCTACGACGTGGTGATGCTGGATACGGCGGGCCGTCTGTCCGTTGATGAAGCGCTGATGGCTGAAATGGCCGAGATCAAGTCGGCAGCCAACCCCCACGAAATTCTGCTGGTGGCTGACAGCCTGACCGGTCAGGACGCGGTCAATACCGCTGACCTGTTCAACAAGCGCGTCGGCCTCACCGGCATTGTGCTGACCCGTGCGGATGGTGACGGGCGCGGTGGTGCGGCGCTTTCCATGCGCGCTGTCACCGGCAAGCCGATCAAGCTTCTGGGCACCGGCGAAAAGCTGGACGAGATGGAAGTGTTCCGCGCCGAGCGGATCGCCGGACGCATTCTGGGCATGGGCGATGTTGTGTCGCTCGTGGAGAAGGCCGCGGAAACCCTCGACGCTGAAAAAGCCGAGAAGATGGCCGCCAAGATGAAGAAGGGTCAGTTCGACCTGGATGATCTGGCAGAGCAGCTCAAGCAGATGGCGAAGCTCGGCGGCATGTCTGGTGTGATGGCGATGATGCCGGGCATGGGCAAGGCCAAGAAGCAGATGGATGCCGCAGGCATGGACGACAATGTCCTCAAGCGGCAGGGGGCGATCATTTCGTCGATGACGAAAGCCGAGCGCCGTAACCCCAAAGTATTGAACGCCAGCCGCAAGAAGCGCGTGGCCAAAGGCTCGGGCACCCAGGTTCAGGAAGTGAACCGCGTGTTGAAGATGCACCGGCAAATGGCCGATGTCTTCAAGATGATGGGCAAGAAGGGCGGCAAGAAAGGCCTCGCAGCCATGATGGGCGCTCTAGGTTCGGGGGGAGGCGGCGGCCTGCCTCCCGGCGTGACGCCTCCCGGTGGCCTTGGTGGTCCCATGGGCGGTGGCATGCCCGGATTGGGCGGCGGCTTGCCCCCGGGACTGGGCGGTGGATCTGGCGGGATGCCCGGTCTGGGAGGTGCTCCAACACTCCCCGGCCTTGGCGGACCAAAGAAGAAATAG